From Bacteroidota bacterium, a single genomic window includes:
- the trxA gene encoding thioredoxin, with amino-acid sequence MKKIIFTIAIALSLLLTNCGANSSANDNKVKDNHENVIHLTDNTFKQKVFNYTASKEWKYEGDKPCIIDFYADWCGPCRRMSPILEEIANEYAGKIVVYKIDTEAEQLLAQNMGITSLPTIVFCPVKGQPQASIGLIPKEEVIKMINNVLLTK; translated from the coding sequence ATGAAAAAGATAATTTTCACAATTGCAATTGCATTATCCCTGCTATTAACCAATTGCGGTGCAAATAGTTCAGCCAATGATAATAAGGTAAAGGATAATCATGAAAATGTTATTCACCTGACCGACAACACATTCAAACAAAAAGTATTCAATTATACGGCCAGTAAAGAATGGAAATATGAAGGGGACAAACCTTGTATCATTGATTTTTATGCCGACTGGTGCGGGCCATGCCGCCGTATGTCCCCTATACTGGAAGAAATAGCAAATGAATATGCCGGCAAAATTGTTGTCTATAAAATAGATACTGAAGCAGAACAGTTACTTGCCCAAAACATGGGAATAACAAGCCTTCCGACCATAGTATTCTGCCCGGTCAAAGGCCAGCCACAGGCTTCGATAGGCCTGATTCCAAAAGAAGAAGTGATTAAAATGAT
- a CDS encoding transposase — MIFKDDLSPEQLEELFTNDDKCLEFLADLKWSNGFVCRKCGNTNSCAGKSPYSRRCTRCKSEESAITGTIFHNCKFPISKAFYIAYHVCKDKEDISSYEFARRLS, encoded by the coding sequence GTGATCTTTAAAGATGATTTAAGTCCGGAGCAGCTGGAAGAGTTATTTACAAATGATGATAAATGCCTGGAATTTCTGGCAGATTTGAAATGGTCAAATGGTTTTGTCTGCAGAAAATGCGGAAATACAAATTCATGTGCCGGGAAATCGCCATATTCCCGCCGTTGTACCCGGTGCAAGTCTGAGGAATCGGCCATTACAGGTACAATTTTTCATAATTGCAAGTTTCCCATCAGTAAGGCTTTTTACATTGCATATCATGTATGCAAGGATAAGGAGGATATTTCCTCTTATGAATTTGCCCGCCGTTTATCTTT
- a CDS encoding methyltransferase domain-containing protein — protein sequence MSLAEINKRYTALATTECCLSCGSAISYAEPQPGEICVDLGSGKGSDVLRMAEKTGDKGFVYGIDISEGMLKKARQNAEKFGVKNVNFISCDLEKIELPDVAADLVISNCTINHAGNKQAVWNEIFRILKKGGRFVVSDIYATSPIPEEYSQDPVAVAECWAGAITKEEYIDILVKAGFSSLKIIEESAPYAKGKAEVASFTISGKKPSACSCCH from the coding sequence ATGTCTTTGGCAGAAATCAATAAAAGGTATACGGCACTGGCAACAACCGAATGTTGCCTTTCGTGCGGCAGTGCAATCAGCTATGCAGAGCCCCAGCCGGGGGAAATCTGTGTCGACCTGGGCAGCGGGAAAGGTTCTGACGTCCTGAGGATGGCAGAAAAAACAGGTGACAAAGGTTTTGTTTATGGAATAGACATTTCGGAGGGGATGCTGAAAAAAGCCAGGCAAAATGCTGAAAAATTCGGAGTAAAGAATGTGAACTTCATCAGCTGCGACCTTGAAAAAATAGAATTACCCGATGTGGCTGCCGACCTGGTTATTTCAAATTGCACGATCAACCACGCGGGAAATAAACAGGCTGTCTGGAACGAGATATTCCGTATCCTGAAAAAAGGCGGACGCTTTGTCGTCAGCGATATTTATGCCACCAGCCCCATCCCTGAAGAGTATAGTCAGGATCCTGTTGCCGTTGCAGAATGCTGGGCCGGGGCCATTACAAAAGAGGAGTATATCGATATCCTGGTGAAAGCAGGCTTTTCATCCCTCAAAATAATTGAAGAATCAGCACCTTATGCCAAAGGCAAAGCAGAAGTTGCAAGTTTCACCATTTCCGGGAAAAAGCCTTCAGCTTGCTCTTGCTGCCATTAA